taagctatggacaatgaacacaattgcattttatcgatggcaactATATTATAtagtactatatttattgaatgttATATAAATCCTATTAAAATGGCCAATTACATTttatattatatttcaaaatgaTAACGTTGCAGAAATGATCATCTTATCtctttctaactacagaaacaatttcagaacaatctgaagTGATGGGTGTCATGAtttgctgaaatgacatggaactaCCCAGATGTGAAACAGGCTTCGCTAAGACATAATGCTTTTCTATTAGTGTTTTGGTTTAGAAGTGAACACAACCTTTCAGGATGTAAATAGGGAAATGTTTGGCTTTGGATGGAAAAGGAGATTTATGAGATTATCTTCGGCCAATCTGCACTTTACCTTATATTCAACCCTTCCTGTCACCTTCAGTAAGGACATCTCTGGACAGCACTGGTTAGTGAAAATATCTATAAAATTAGGACAGTTTTGATCCAAATCTGAATTTGATCTAAATCAGTTAGATTGATTATGGTAATATATCTCAATGAAAATCTATTTGCTTTGAGATTTAATTAGCATAATCAATCTAAATTATTTGGATGTCTACTCTTTTATCCATATTATCTTATAATATCCATGTTATCCACCTGAGAACATAATGTACCGCAATAAAGTCCCAAATTACTAACTGTAGTCCAGTCTGCCGATGCACGAGGCTGATTAATTTCAGTAGAGATAATCCTTAAATCACTGCTTTCACTATAAATTGGGGAAATACGAATACTGCATAATAAAACAGATGGAATGATTCCAAAAACGCTCATAAGTGACAAAGCAAAAGTTTTCCCACCCTTTGCTCCCAGGTGGTCAGCGGCCGAAGGCACTGcagctcagtgcaagaggtgtcactacagtccctggttcaaatccaggctgtatcacatccgtccgtgcttgggagtcccatagcgcaggacacaattggcccagcattgtccaggtttggccggggtaggccgtcattgtaaataagaatttgttcttaactgacttgcctagttaaataaataaacacatttttaaaatCCTCAATTTCACTACCATAGAGCACACATTTGTAATGTGCCTGCTTTCCACTATCCACTCTGATAGATTAGTCAATTGAATTATTTCAAACTGAGCTCCATTGCCTAGTAATCTATTGTGTTGTCAATTTATTTACTCCCTATTGTAATGATGGGGTGGTGAGTCGGAAGCAGGTGCAGATGAAAtgttttaataaaacaacaagAACACGACACTAACATAAGGCAGGACATCAATACacaagaacatttacatttacattacatttaagtcatttagcagacgctcttatccagagcgacttacaaattggtgcattcaccttaagaacAATGCAAACTGGTGAATGAAATGGGGACTGACatatgtgacgaccctcccacactgtctgccgtattctctctttgttcttgtttccttattaggatgccggtgggcggagttgggagggtcgtcagctacatggaaaacacctgggccaggtgtctcccaagataaatagacctcttccacattcatgggagagactctctccatgcagacaccttttgtagattctgttgtggttcttggtggccttttgtttgtttgctttggcacctttcattaccctgcattatcacattcatgcatgcaaaacactcacttacattactgattacacacaccattgtatattatacttagttgctttagttaatgaATATATATTTTGCTACACCTTAtcgtttgggagaccgtggaggtacgtgtttggtttgaatattgtgtttgagtgtgattggcccagtattggttgcctttgttgttttgGTTTGTGttctgcgttggagagagtataatggttagttccCAGGCCTTGCCTAGCCTGGAAACTTGTTCTACTCTCTGTTGGGAAGTCAGTCTGAGGAGGTGAGtaaatcggctgtgtacctcggtaggagatttgtgtagggtagtggaacttgctacccggagctgtagcctttttcccctgataggcttagcgacgtgtttcaattttggacatgttgggcatggttaaatgtttgttatttttgtgtggtgtctgtggactgagcagttgtctcgggggcacatccgtggcttggtggaatttgccagcatgttggggagttctatttccttgccagcgggctacagtgcgtaaatacccaccccaaatctgcacgaagactagggttgagtgattgtaggttttggggaagctccgtatctcatctctcttctgtggtgctccgCTTGATAGTCATTTCTCTGGTTGTGGTCTGATGTGCTCAGCAGAGGAGTTGAGCAAGATTATTTACTTATGACTATGGTGTCTCATGTACACAAGTTCATTTGCTTTCCATCAGAGGAACTGTTAGAATtatgtactaaagaacagctgttgaagatcgCTGAACACTACAAGGTTAAATGATTGAAATTCTGTTTCATTGGCAGTGGCTGTGAATCGGCGGCGGTGGCTGTGAATCGGCGGCGGTGGCTGTGAATCGGCGGCGGTGGCTGTGAATCGGCGGCGGTGGCTGTGAAATGAAGAAGGACCCTGATGTTCTTTTCGTTGGAGTTTGTAGCTGTTGTGGTCTTTTGTGCCATGCTCCTGAATGTttgtgactgaccattgttttgggttgtcatgttctatctttcctgtctgttccctcctggtcttgtgttcttctttcctcttaaatatttcttcctatgcgcaaaggttgctgaggtctgtggaggttggatggggcaggtggaggtgtgaacacataacccctcaccaatttgggacgcgggaggctgtgtcaatttgggacgcgggaggctgtgtcaatttgggacgcgggaggctgtgtcaatttgggacgcgggaggctgtgtcaatttgggacgcgggaggctgtgtcaatttgggacgcgggaggctgtgtcaatttgggacgcgggaggctgtgtcaatttgggatgcgggaggctggtatgttgttctggggtccttgttggtccccggttttatgggggggaatgtgacgaccctcccactctgtctgctgtattctctctttgttcttgtttccttattaggatgccggtgggtggagttgggagggtcgtcagctacatgggaaacacctgggccaggtgtctcccaggataaatagacctcttccacattcatggaagagactctctccatgcagacaccttttgtagattctgttgtggttcttggtggccttttgtttgtttgctttggcacctttcatcaccctgcattatcacattcatgcatgcaaaacactcacttaactactgattactgattacacacaccattgtatattatacttagttgctttagttaataaatatatattttgctactccttatctccacgttgtctccctttgttacgggctttgagccggttcgtgacacataTAAAGAGGAGGAAATTATGAAGGTAACAGAGTCCAGGTGTGAATGATAATGATTCCCAGGTGCacgtaatgatgagtgccaggtgtgcgtaatgatgaatcccaggaccggtggttaatATTCTGTCGATGTCGTATGCCAGAGGGAAGGAGCAGGAGCAGACGTGTCACCTACAGTATAGAGCAGGACATGAAGGGGATTTGTGTTAACTAGTTTATTGATTTGGAGATGAGGCattgcttctaattctgcttacCAGGCATGTTCACAAGACTCTTCCCCAGCCACTCTTATTCAAGTATTGTGTCACCATGTCTCCCATTCCCTTCAGTTTCACCACATGATTTTCACTACATGTTTTATAGTGTGAACTGTGAATACGTTTGTCATTAATACAttttgtgtgtgcatatgtgtgcacatgtgtgtgcgaATATGTGCATATTTGTGTGGTGTGCACACTTGAGTGTGAGTGTTTCTTATGGAATTTCTGACATAAATTTTTTCCTCTTGTGACATTATACTTATAAAAATGGAACGTTTTCCATCCTTCCACCAGGTGCAGAGGAACCTGGGGAAAGGTAATCTTGCTGGACAGGATCGAGGTACCAGCATGGATTGTGCAGCGCTCACGTGTATGATGCAACTGGCTCAGATCATCGTAGGGGTGGGACTGGGTCGTTGGTCAACATGGCAAGAAGTGTGATTGTGGTGGTCCTCTTCACAGCAATGTCTTTACTTGGTTGTCTGTTCATCGCCCTCCACATCAGATACATGGAATAATCTATTTTAATAAAGATATTACGAAGACCCTGTAACCTGGTCTCCCTCTTCTTTAAATCCTTTGTGAAGGGTTTTGTAAATGGCTTCAAAATATGCATTATACAGTTGAATTCAGAAGTTTaagtacaccttagccaaatacatttaaactcagttttcacaattcctgacaattaatcctagtacaaaatccctgttttaggtcagttaaaaccactttattttaatgtgaaatgacagaataatagtagacatgacttatttcagcttaaatttctttcatcacaatcccagtgggtcaaaaatgtacatacactcaattggtattagTATTAGGTAACATTgcatttaaatagtttaacttgggtcaaatgttttggggagccttccacaagcttcccataataagttgggtgaattttggcccattcctcctgacagagctggtgtaactgagtcaggtttgtaggcctccttgctcgcacacacattttcagttctgcccacaaattttctataggattgaggtcagggctttgtgatggccacttcaataccttgactttgttgtccttaagccattttgccacaactttggtagtatgctttgggtcattgtccatttggaaggcccatttgcaaccaagctttaacttcctgactgaggtcttgagatgttgcttcaatatatccacgtaattgtcctccctcatgatgtcatctattttgtgtagtgcaccagtctctcctgcagcaaagcaccccaacaacatgatgctgccaccgccgtgcttcatggttgggacggtgttcttcggcttacaagcctcccccttttccctccaaacataacgatggtcttcATGGccgaaacagttctgtttttgtttcatcagaccagaggacatttctccaaaaaatatgatctttgtccccatgtgcagttgcaaactgtagtctggcttttttatggcagtttttgagctgtggcttcttccttgctgagtggcctttcaggttatgtcaacatAGGacctgttttactgtggatatagatacttttgtagctatttccaccagcatcttcacaaggtcctttgctgttgttctgggactgatttgcacttttcgcaccaaagtacgtttatctctaggaAACCGaacctgtctccttcctgagcggctgcatggtcccatggtgtttaaacttgcatactattgtttgtacagatgaacgtggtaccttcaggcgtttggaaatttctcccaaggatgaaccagacttgtggaggtctacatatatatattatttttacaatttattttgattttcccatgatgtcaagcaaaattgcttgcactgagtttgaaggtaggaaatacatccacagatacacctccaattgattcaaatgatgtcaattagagtatcagcagcttctaaagccatgacgtcattttctgcaattttccaagctgtctgaaggcacagtcaacttagtgtaatataaactcctgacccactggaattgtgatacagtgaattatacgtgaaataatctgtctgtaaacaaatgttggaaaaattacttttgtcatgcacaaagtagatgtcctaaccgacttgcaagacacttgtggagtggttgaaaaacttgtTTTACgccatcctaagtgtatgtagacatccgacttcaactgtacagtatATGTAACTGAGCATGGCAGAACTAACTGTGTGCAGATCAATGATTTCCATTCCACCTCCCTCCGGTGTAGATGTTCTCAAAAAGATCTTGATAAAAACATATGAAGCATTCTAATGTTGTGCCCTTTAGTCAAGGCTTTCAACCTGACTACTCTCCAACATCTTTTAAAGCCTAAACCGTGAACCAAGTGGCTCCAGATGAATTCTGCCAGGCACATAAATCGAAATGTAATTAATAAAAATGAAGAAGTTTAACTCCTCTGAAAGAGATTTACACAGAAGCATGTATTGTGCAGTTTATCGCGTGGTATGCATCCACAGAGATGCAGTATGACATGCGGTCTACCCTGAGGGGTATTGTCAATGATGTGCCCCTTGCAGTGCTCTTTATAGTTGGTGCAGAGTGAGTAGGTGTCTGTCAACCCCCCACCTTTCGTAAGCAACTTTACAGGTCACTGCACACCTCTGGCATGCCAATTTTTCCTAGAAGCAATTAGCTCAGAATAAAAGACTAACTGCTGGTGTATGCTCTTATAATAGTCATTATTACAAGTGATGTCAAATAACTATGTCACACCCTGCACCTTTAAATTGAACTCTGAAAGACAATGAAGGACAGAACATTCAGGTAAatgtggggggagagaagagggtaaGATAGCCCACTGTTTGTTTCCACTTCAATTACTGACTTATAACGTCTTTGTGCAACTTAAATAGATTCTGCACAACTGAATACATTCCCTACCGGTTAGATATATCACAGTAATTATAAAAAGGCAGTGCAAGTCATGTAAAACCAAGGAGCGTGTGTAAGACTTATTTACCACATCACAGTTGTAATCTATCAAGCTGTGTATGTCAAGATGATCCAGGTCTTTATTTTGATGTGCCACACATAGACATTAAAGCCCACAATTTACATAAGATTAATGGACTGACTTGTTTTACACATGAATGATGTGCATCTATGAAACACATTTcgaagagggaaagggaaatgCCCGTTATTCAGTTGTAAcagtggcccacgcttggattgcgtcctacctgacaggtcgctcctaccaggtggcgtggcgagaatctgtctcctcaccacgcgctctcaccactggtgtcccccagggctctgttctaggccctctcctattctcgctatacaccaagtcacttggctctgtcataacctcacatggtctctcctatcattgctatgcagacgacacacaattaatcttctcctttcccccttctgatgaccaggtggcgaatcgcatctctgcatgtctggcagacatatcagtgtggatgacggatcaccacctcaagctgaacttcggcaagacggagctgctcttcctcccgggaaggatccagtcgccatcacggttgacaactccattgtgtcctcctcccagagcgctaagaaccttggcgtgatcctggacaacaaactgtgttctcaactaacatcaaggcggtggcccgttcctgtaggttcatgctctacaacatccgcagaaacgaccctgcctcacacaggaagcggcgcaggtcctaatccaggcacttgtcatctcccgtctggattactgcaactcgctgttggctgggctccctgcctgtgccattaaacccctacaactcatccagaacgccgcagcccgtctagtgttcaaccttcccaagttctctcacgtcaccccgctcctccgctctctccactggcttccagttgaagctcgcatccgctacaagaccatggtgcttgcctacggagctgtgaggggaacggcacctcagtacctccaggctctgatcaggccctacacccaaataagggcactgcgttcatccacctctggcctgctcgcctccctaccactgaggaagtacagttcccgctcagctcagtcaaaactgttcgctgctctggctccccaatggtggaacaaactccctcacgacgccaggacagcggagtcaatcaccaccttccggagacacctgaaaccccacctctttaaggaatacctaggataggataaagtaatccttctcaccccccttaaaatatttagatgcactattgtaaagtggttgttccactggatgtcataaggtgaatgcaccaatttgtaagtcgctctggataagagcgtctgctaaatgacttaaatgtaatgtaaatgtaacacgaTTGAGTGCCATTGGAAAAGGTCTCTACAATACATTTCTGAATCTGTCTAGGCAAGTTTGGGCTTCAATCAGTCCAGGGCATGACAGTTCTCACTGATGCGTAAAATTGACAAAAATAGTGttgatataaataaataaatacatgtatatatatttaattaataaataaatcGATCAACACATTAATACATCCAAGCAAATCGACTTGGCACCGTTGACAGCTTGGTAGGCTGCATGTATTAACACAGGCTACGTACTGTTCGGGAGCATATCGTTTCTCCCATTGTAAATGACAACACCAGGTGGATAGAAAACCAAGGCTGGCTCTGCCGGACTTAACGGTACCAACGCATGTCCACGCTCGTCTTGCTCTGGCTTGGTCGTCGCCGTAAATGGTCTCATGTTGGTCACGGATGGAGAAGTTATTTGCCAAAAAAGTTTTTTCAAAGCCTTTCTGAACTCTCTTCTCATTAGACAATACAATATGGGGTTTAGACAGCTGTTAGAGTGcgccaaacagacagacactgggAATATATATGCCTGCGTGGTGTAATATGCCCAACTGAAATGCACAACGTTGAGTTTTATGAGAATTCCCCACGCCGTTAGTGCCTGGTTCGGCAACCAACAGAGGAAGAATGACAGAACCACTATAGTCACAGATTTTGTCACTTTGGAGCGCCTCTTTGCGCTGGAGGTATTCACATTCCTGGATGTGATGAAGCGCAAAAGCAGCAGGTAGCAGACGGAGATGATCCCCAGCGGTATTAGAAACCCGATCAGTACTTTTTGACTATGGTAAAGTCCAAGCCAGAATTGTGCGTCAACGGTGTCTGGAAATTTAACAAGGCACAGTTCCTCGTTGGAGACAGTCGCCGTTGTTGAGAACACCGCATGGGGCAAAGCTGCGGATATAGCAGCAACCCATATGACAATGCTCATAAGACGCGCGGAGCAGCAGCGGTGACGGCGCCGCCTGCTCTTGAGAGCCGATGCAACCGACCAGTACCGTGCCACACTCATAGCAGTCAGGAAAAACACACTTGCGTACATATTCATCGCTGTCACGTAAGACACTATCTTGCACATGGCTTTTCCAAAAAGCCAGGTGAAGTCCAAAGCGTTCTCCACTGCCCAAAAAGGAAGAGTTAATACAAACTGGAAATCAGTCAACGCTAAACTCGTCACGAAAAGGTTAATGGACGATTTCTTCCAGACTTGTTTAGACTTCATGAGATATAATACAAGGATGTTTCCTATCAACCCCAAGGTACAGACCACAGAGTAAATCACAGAGATTATTATTCTCAGGACGGCGGATCCATCCCCgaataaatcacttttctccAAATCAGACAAGTGAGCGTACTCTCCAAAGGACTGGTTCGTTTCGTTAAGCATGAAAGAGAAGTTGAAGTCAGCAACAGGATATAATCGTGAACCTTCCTCGCTTTGTTCCCCATGCATCTCCGACCTCAGCCCAGCACCGCTGCCGCTCAGAAAATCCATTTCATGTCCTGACAGTTGCCTCGGATGTTATGGGTATCCCAAGTGTCGAGACGCACCTGCTGCAGCTTGGTCTCTCTCACAATGTTATGGGTAGTGTTCTTGTTGAGTcttgcagaaacacacacaacaacCTGCTAGATGCCAAATCCGCTTTAAAATGGTCGAATCACGATCCCAGATGACCATTATCAagttttgaattttaaaaaacaaaaacattgtttTATCAATAAAACATAATGCGTAAAAGCATTAATATTGTGTGAACGGTTATATCATAATGAAGAAATTAAGGGACCCTTCCTCTGAGTGTTAAGTGGGGTATAACTTGAAAGGGTCTACCTGGGACGTGTCTTATTTAAACATCGCCGCAGGGATTGGACAATGTGCCTTTTTACGCATGTGCATTTATGGTGCTGGCAGCAGTGCTGGTTTTAGGGAGTTTGCTAACATGAGCGACAATGGATCTATACAAATCAAATGGATCTATCCAAATCTCTTCTCCCCGCTGCAGTACATCTTTAATGGAACGAAAAGGGAGTCATAAACCATTTGAGCTCATGCATTACACAGACCCATAATTGTATTACTCTGCCATTAATCCTGGAGAGCTCCATATTACCTGAAAAACGTATGAGGTAAACTTAAGTTTGTGGCTTCAATTCCACTGCCCTGTGATCTGCAGTTGTGTGAGAGAGCCATGCATTCCAGTTAGGCTTTTCAGTACATTACATACATTTATTTAGattataaataaaaatgttatcTAAACCACTTTTGACAACTGTTGATGCAAAAGGGATTACTACATATAATGTAATTGATTGATTTAATGAAGTGAGATAATAAAACAATAATTATCTTTATCCTCCTCATCAGTTTTACCAGGCACGTCGCCCTGCTCCACATCCACAACACTGTctcgggactcgtctgaagtggGTAAACCTGATATGGCAACTTCGGTCTGTAGCGTATGAACCGTTTgagctacaaactaatatgacctactatggaaaggggagattcTCACGAACACGATGGTACTCTCCTTCTGAAGGCAATCCATACAAACAAATGGAaatatggaggtagttttgtgccaaaaaataaagggttaaatatgtgtcTAAGAACATTTCCTAGATATaggacacttcaaaaccttattcttATCATTTCTTTTTTGACTGTCTTTTtagccatttatgaatgtgttattcaggcgaaattcaatattttattaaATCATTTGTTTTAAAATA
The sequence above is a segment of the Oncorhynchus gorbuscha isolate QuinsamMale2020 ecotype Even-year linkage group LG16, OgorEven_v1.0, whole genome shotgun sequence genome. Coding sequences within it:
- the LOC123999836 gene encoding relaxin-3 receptor 1-like; translated protein: MDFLSGSGAGLRSEMHGEQSEEGSRLYPVADFNFSFMLNETNQSFGEYAHLSDLEKSDLFGDGSAVLRIIISVIYSVVCTLGLIGNILVLYLMKSKQVWKKSSINLFVTSLALTDFQFVLTLPFWAVENALDFTWLFGKAMCKIVSYVTAMNMYASVFFLTAMSVARYWSVASALKSRRRRHRCCSARLMSIVIWVAAISAALPHAVFSTTATVSNEELCLVKFPDTVDAQFWLGLYHSQKVLIGFLIPLGIISVCYLLLLRFITSRNVNTSSAKRRSKVTKSVTIVVLSFFLCWLPNQALTAWGILIKLNVVHFSWAYYTTQAYIFPVSVCLAHSNSCLNPILYCLMRREFRKALKKLFWQITSPSVTNMRPFTATTKPEQDERGHALVPLSPAEPALVFYPPGVVIYNGRNDMLPNST